The genomic window ttaccctacccgttgtgggtaatttttgcgggtaccctttgggtatgggtcaaattgccatccctattaTAATTTGTACACAAGCTTAAACAATGTCTCAGTTGTTAATTTCCTAAACTTTATGGAATGAAACtcggtgttttttttttctacgaAGAAACATGATGCTTGTCGTTTTCCTTTATTTCTGCCATGTTTCATTATCAGCACTGACAATACCATCTCCTAATTGTGAGATTCAGACGTTATGATAACACAGCTGAGGCTAGTGAACTGGGAACCATGGCCCTTTGAATCTTAAGGTTCCCTTTGCTTTCAACCCTTGTGTTTTGCATGAAGATGAGGTACTCATTTTATAACATGCAACTAGCGTTTGAGTGTGACTGAATTCACCAAACTTTTCaaattcttcatcttctcaatcAAAAGAAGTGATGATTTTACTATttttcatcttcaacttcatAAACCAAATAAGAAATAAGGCGGGTAAAGAATTTCATGTGTTTTAGGTTCAACAACGTGAGACAAAAAAGAAGGTTCAAAATGAAAGCTCAAAACAAATCTCATGCTGCAAATGTTTTGAAACTTCAAATCTATGTGAGAGTGAgacaaaaaatgaataaaatcaaGCCTGACTAACCTTCATATGATATTCTCCTTACTACAAAATCTACGGATTCAGATCCTCTACAACTATCATCCGTTTAATTAATCCAGCTACTATGAGTATGATGAAAAAATGGGATAAGAATATTGACAAACCTCAATCcgtttatttacttatttttgcgcacaaacaaacttaattagTATTATCAATGATGATGGTGATTTGGAAGAATGCACAATACTAAAGTCTTTTCTTTGGCATCTCAAAGATGGAAAAAATATTCATCACATAGATTctcaagaacaattttttattttttttttataaattaacaaCGTCTAGATATTAAATAGAGAtagacatcccaactatgtcgGCATCCCCATCATTTCTCATCTTCTATCTATAtctcatatttttaaataaaaaagaaaaaaacttactTCGAACAcatttaaaaagagaaaaaaaaaatcaatttattacAATTAAATATGTTCAGGAGCCCGGGTTTCGAacccggacactccacttattcaccaaaggtggattttctaaaaataaaaaaataaaagacgccaataattttttgaaagctTTCTAACAAATAACGGATGGGACAGTTCCGTTAGTCTCTCTGCTTCAGTCGAATTTGCCCCCATTAAGTGTTTGTGAAAATGCCTAAACCTAAATCCACCGATGCGCATCCTCCTCCTCCACGTAAACACCAATCACCACCGCGAAGATCACCGAGACTCATCCTCCTTCACGAAAACAACAACAATCCCACCACTCCTAAACCTAAATCCACAAACAAATCTTCTATCCAATCAACAACCCTCACCGCTCCCTCTCTCAGAAGATCCGCTAGATTTTCCAATCAAAATTCCCTAGTCAATGTGCACAACAAAATCGATGATGCTAAACTCACTCAATTTCCCTCCCGTAATGACGGCGATGAGGTAATTGGTGTTGGAGTTGGCGGAAAACGGAAAACGATTGTGCTAGGGTTGAAATGCGAATCAGGTGGAGCGAATGAGAAAAGAAAGCGTGGTGGCGATGAAATTGTGGAAGAGTTGAAGAAGGAACCAGTTGAAGGTGGAGTGAAAGGGAAGAGAAAGCACCGTTGCGGTGAAATTGCGAAAGGATGGACTAAAGAACAAGAATTGGCTCTGCGAAAAGCTTATTTTACTACAAAACCTACTCCCCATTTCTGGAAGAATGTTGCTCAAATGGTATGCTCTCGTGGGACGATATATTTTCTTATTGCTTGCTATTTGTTATAAGATTTCACTTTTAGGAGAAGAATTGATCTTAAGTTAAAGAAAAGTTAATTATTCATGTGATCATGTATGCATATTTTATAGAATTATTATGTGTTCAAATCAGGTAGACatagaaaaattatgagaaactATTAAGAAAGGAAGACCTAGATATTAATGAGTTGGATAGAGATATGATACATGAGAACATTATGGATTCATTTGATCTATGTAGCCGACCTGACTTAGTGGGATAAGAGTTAAGACTTGGTTGTTTTTTATGTGTCCAAAATGACTTATGCTAAATTTTTCGGCATACTATGAAATCCCTCAAGGAtcataattgataaatagcttgTTAGGTAGCTTAGTGTGGGTTTAGAATGCTTGCTGTAAAATAGTGTGTAATTGTAAAGCTATTCTAACTACGCTAAGGCTAGTACTTCCATTCAATACTCATCTGCTTATTTCATTCATGGCAAGTACACTTATAGATCAAGCATAACAGAATTTGTACATAATACATATTCAGGAATCCCTTATCTAAATAGCACCTGCCTTAGATTGTGTGTAACGGATGCAACATGATTCATCGTAACAACTGATTCTAGAGACTTCATAGTTCATACAAATGAGGATACTCCTTGCTATCACTTGGACTTAGGCATCACATAATCCTTGTGCCATTTGGGCTTCATCTTGTTTCTCTTGGCCAAAAGCGAAAAGCTCTTGCCATTTGGGCTTAGGCATCTCTGTCGACATTCTGACTTTAGTGCCACTGAAACAAAAAAGCTCTCGTCAAAAGCAACTGAGAAAAATAGGACCTCGATCCAACACTATGTTCTTAGGCATCCCATTAAGCTTGCACACCATCTTCGCAAACAAATCAGAATGGCCTAGGTTCAAACCAAGTAGTTGTATAGAAAGGTCTTGTCAGCAGAGTCAACACCCAGGTGAGGTGATGCCTAAATCACAGAGCATCTCCAATTGTGAGATTTGGATTTTTTGGGTGATTCACCATTTGcccaaaaaaaatcactcaaagATGATGACTTCGGTTTATCACTGCCTTATGCctttgttttgttgttatttttaatgttaaaaGACAAATACATTGGGCTGATATGTCACTTGAAAACAGTGCAGCAGAGGGGTCACAGCGGTAGAGTGGCACACAGTGTGGTCGCTGCAGAACCGCGGGATCTAATTACAGTGTTTAATCCATTGGTTTTATAGAGGCTGCACAATGTGCAGTCCTGTAGAAGACCCGGGTCTGAGGATGGTGCTGATATGGGCTTCATAACTTTCTTGGCCAAACATGTATGGCTAGAAGTATCAGGCCAGGCATTTGTAATGTAAACTGTTTTTAATATGGTGTTTTATAGAAAAGTTTTCTTAGtgtgtttatttcctaaaggtAACagttatatataaaatatgaaatcgTTCACGTCTCTAATATCATTTTTGGAATAGTTTATTTATGATGTGGTATTAGAGTTTCTATGACCAAGTGATCTAGGTGCAAGCATGCATGAGTGGACATGTTAGATATAAAACCATTCACACATCTTTGTGCAatcgattttatttttaatttgttcatgGTTAATTGATTGCCAGATACGTGCATATGTGTTCTTTTGGTCATTGAAATTGCTGTACAAAATCTGTTGCAGGTACCTGGGAAGTCTAAACAAGATTGCTTTGATAGAGTTCATGATGACTTCCACACACCTCCTCAATGTCAGCCTCGATCAAGGGCAAAGGCAATTAACTCATCACCCCTTCGTAAATTCTCAATATCTGCAAGTAAACTTCTCAAACCTACTGAAAAGAAGTCcagaaaatcaaatattctCAAACCAAAAAACATCATTAACCAGAAGTCTATCGAGAATCTGTTACAGCGTCATCTTAAAGTTGATCAAGATCATAAAGGGGACATATTTTCTATTCTTGAACCTAATATTGATTTTTCTATTTCTACTAATGCTATTCAGCCTAGTCAAAAACTTTGTACTCCAAAGCAGCAAAAAGAAAATCAAGGATTGCTACTAAGTTGCACCGAGAGATCACCATCATCTTCAAGTCATAAGAAGTATCCTTCTAGATTTAGTGTCGCACCAGGTGTTCAGGATCTTGGTAGTCCACCTGTGCTAAAGCAAGTAAAGAACAAGGTGCAGCATGAAAAATATGTCAATCAATTAAGAGTTAGGGACCTTAGGAGAAGAGCAGCATCTTGCCGTGCAAAAATGTCTGCAGTTGGAGACGGAAATGACATTCAGAAAAAGGATGTTAAAGCTGCAAAAGTTGCGTTGGTTTCAGAAGCTAGAGATGCTATCAATAGGTTTCAACAATCGCAAGTCAATCTCATGGACAACACTTGTAGTTCTGATGGGGACTATGATGGCGACATTGGAGTTGaatgtgaaagtgaatagtttTTTTTCGAGCTAATTGACTGAATTTTGTAGATGTAATGCATTTAGATTAGGCTTCTTGTATCCCGTCCAGGCTTGAAATATAGATCACAGTAGGCAATGTGTTCACTGTTGCTCTTGAACATGTTTTGAAGGTTCAATGGAATAGAATGTGTCATTCTTTAAGAGGCAATGAGGCATCATAGTTGTTTTGGCTCATTTTTAATCCTACTGTAAATATtccatttttctttcataattagATGTATATTCCTTCTCCTTTTTGGATAAGATAAAATGTATGTTCCTTTGATTTGAATACACAACGAAACCTTAAATATCTTTTATAATAGTACATTGGATCGTTGGATTAATGGTTCTCAGTTAATGGTTACTCCGGTTGGGTTCCGACAACTATGATAACTGGCATGGGTGTTTGGGTAATTGATGACATAACAACATGATTTGATGACATAACATGATTGTTGTCTCAATGAATAAAACAAAGCTAGAAATTGTTGTTTGCATCAAAATGAATTCTAAACCCCcaacaaaaaacaattaatgGCAATGTGAACAAAAGAAGAGAAGCAAATAAAACATGAAAAGCATGCCCAAACTTCAATTCATCAATAGTCAAGAGTGGTTTTCCTTTTACACTTTGGGAGGCTGCAAATAGCCAAATACAATTCCATTTGAAAGCAAGATAAACTTGCTTTGGTAAATAAGTGTACCATTGAGCATTgatttgtaaaattgattttctttttttccatTCACAAATTTAGGATGAGTGGATGATGTCTCAGTCCAAGACAGAAAAGACCTTAGGGTTCAAAGAGTACCTCCCTCTAAAGATACTAGTGGTACTTGAACTTGGGACATCTCTCAGATTCAAGACTTGACTTTTAACCACTAGATCGAGCCTTTGAAGTTTGTAAAATTGAATCTTGATTAAATAGGTCAATATAAAGTAATTGATATTCAAAAATGAGCAAACTATCATTTTGGTTTGAGTCATGCTATAGCGAATTATTTCCTCACGAATTTTCACgataagtttattttatatttctttccTCTATAGCTATTATTAATACCAAATAGAAAAAATAGGAACACGTGTTgtatcaaaatgaaaaaggaaaaaaaagctCATCCTCAAAAGGAAAATCCACCGTCATCACGTTAAGACACTATCATTtgaaacatatctaaacacaatcATATATAGCTTAATTACTCCGATGGCTAGTATATGAAGCAACGAAGTTGTATCACCAGTTTAAAGTTTAATAACCCCATCTTTTATTGGCATTTCAAATCTTGGTGACAACAAAATCACACTTGCTAAAATGTTTGTAAATTATGTAACTTCCAAAAGCATTGATACATTCAGCAGAGTCATATATAGTGTACAGGGAGTCTAGTTTTGCAGAAAATGACAGCTGTCAGAAAATCATAGTGATCCAGTAGACATAGATGATAAATTATAACATGTGAAGCAAACTATTGAATTGAAGAGAGAAGTTGAATTATGTACAAATTTCAAGTCAGTGCTTGTAGGTAGCATATTTGTGAAATATTCGTGATAAGCTTTTCGTGAGATTTAGCATTTCTCTTTTGGTTTTTGGAAATGTATTCGTTGTCACATTGATCTTTAAATGTATTGAAACACCCATAATGCCTCTTTTGTTAATggttttattgactaaattgaCCGTCGAAACACATTTTGAAACCAATTTGACTacttaaaaacatatttgaggaatagtcaaaaaaatatatatacgaGGACTAAAATGACTAATAAAAGAGACATATGTGGACCTAATTGCAATTGTGTCACATTCAAAAGATAAATGTGATAGCGAAATACACTTTTAAGGATCAAAATAGTATAGTAGTTGGTTTGGCTAATTGAAAATattgtgaataataaatttgagtacaaaaattaattttgataaaaaaaaaaaaaaaactcaaaatcccAACTTCTAGTTAGAATTAAGTTTGGAGACAAAATTCAGTTCTACTCTAAAATACagtaaaaatcaattatgtttcTACAATCCTTCTTTGGTGCTGAAGGCATGCATGTACCTATCCTTGTTTGGCGCTGCTCTACACTGCAATAATATGCTGAGTCCCCTCTCTTACTCACCTACATTATCAGACAGACCTATGAGAGAAGTTTTGCTATATATGCTCTTTCTTCAAAGCCAAGTAAATTTTTGCTACATAGAAAATGACCTTAAACCAAAATGGTCCCAACTTTTCATACAACCAAGCAAAAGCATCAGTATAATTTCCTAAGCAataatatttccttttttgagACTGAAAAGTATCTCAAAAGAATACAAATAATTTGCTCGTTTGGTTGCAGGTGTGTTCTGCAAGAAGCAGAAGAAAAGTTGGCTATCTTTCACAATCTAAGTTCATGGCTCAGCAATTTTTTATCAACTTTTGCAAAtatagtagtaatttttttctatttcgTGAAGTGTGACAAAAATTTTAACCGAGGATAAGATGACCCGGTAATTTTAAGTTGGATCGAAAAGTAAGTAAAGTCAACGATTGTTCTTTCTAAAAATTGAATTCAGATCTTCCAAACAATTCGTCTTTAGAAAGAACTATTTGAATTTAATCACTTGTTTGAGATGTTACACTTATTTCTCAAAATGtgtatttattgaatattttcatatttatcatattatattgAACATTGAAAACTTTCttacaataaattatttataattttttgaacttattttatagcataaatattttatttgtattcaAATACATTATACAGAtataagtggttaatgagctccttTAAGACGAATCGTTTGGGAGAACCTGAGTTGGATTCATGGTGAGAACAATTTTTGGTCAAACGTTATTTACCTTGCGACCGAACTTTAAATTATCAGAGCCCTCTTCTTTTGAAAACCAGAaggttaatacaaaaataaatatgccTATAAAAATAGATAATTTAACGAGTccataaattgttttcaaattatttcACTAGTTAGCTGATCTTCACAAAAGTTTTAAGAATAATCACTTAACTATGCTCTTTATAAAACATGTTACTGAATATATTAGTATTTAACTAAACTATTTATCATAGATGGATTCCAgccatttttaataaaatacaacatttaataaaatccactatattattaaaaatgatgGAGTTCACATTTGAACCCTTTTTTAGGTACATGTTAGAGAACCCTAACTAATTAATCTAAGCCAAATGCAaattaacatgtgccctaagacAAAGGCACATGATAGTAATCaatctaatataaaaatatttttctcaaaattcGTGTATTTAACTTCTCAAAAgtcaattattgtatttttcaatttaattcttttttgaacaatttttcaatttaattctACTTTTAAATTCCTTAACATGTGTTCTTAGGGTTCACATTAGCAGAATATTTCCTATCATTTTGAGTTTTTATTCATCAAAAGAATTTGGAATATtaagtttaaactttaaaaattgtAGATTAATAGAAACATGAAAACTTTGAAAACAATTATTggacaaaaattaaaactcaATGTTTTGCTTATAATACTTGAACACTTTAGTTTCACCATTTTCTTTTCCACGTGTATTCTCAAGATAATTCTCTTCGTAACACAATGGAACACTATATATAAACACCTCTGACAATGAGCgttcaattaaactctatttcgtttagtttttaAAACTAATAATTTCTTCCACTATACTCAAAACAGACTTGTAGGGTAATGattgtctcttacttataaattcTTGTCCGGACTAATTTATATCCGATGTGGAACATCTTAACtcaaaaaaagtgaaatttaccTATAATAGTGATAGGAGGGAGTAATGGTATTAATTAATAGGAGACAATTTCTATAGTAA from Trifolium pratense cultivar HEN17-A07 linkage group LG1, ARS_RC_1.1, whole genome shotgun sequence includes these protein-coding regions:
- the LOC123886757 gene encoding uncharacterized protein LOC123886757 gives rise to the protein MPKPKSTDAHPPPPRKHQSPPRRSPRLILLHENNNNPTTPKPKSTNKSSIQSTTLTAPSLRRSARFSNQNSLVNVHNKIDDAKLTQFPSRNDGDEVIGVGVGGKRKTIVLGLKCESGGANEKRKRGGDEIVEELKKEPVEGGVKGKRKHRCGEIAKGWTKEQELALRKAYFTTKPTPHFWKNVAQMVPGKSKQDCFDRVHDDFHTPPQCQPRSRAKAINSSPLRKFSISASKLLKPTEKKSRKSNILKPKNIINQKSIENLLQRHLKVDQDHKGDIFSILEPNIDFSISTNAIQPSQKLCTPKQQKENQGLLLSCTERSPSSSSHKKYPSRFSVAPGVQDLGSPPVLKQVKNKVQHEKYVNQLRVRDLRRRAASCRAKMSAVGDGNDIQKKDVKAAKVALVSEARDAINRFQQSQVNLMDNTCSSDGDYDGDIGVECESE